Sequence from the Cucurbita pepo subsp. pepo cultivar mu-cu-16 chromosome LG02, ASM280686v2, whole genome shotgun sequence genome:
TATCcacattttttcaaatttgaaaaaataaactttttattttggaaatatgactaaaaatttaatttttaaaaaaaaatgaaactaataGTACAGAAATGATGAAAAGAGATGGTAATCAAATACAgatttgtttttcctttctcgACATTCATaacattacaaaaatttagTTACGTTTTCGTTCCCTCTAAACACGAAAAACCCATGTTTCTTAGAACTAACgctaacaatttttttttacaaaataaaactagTTAAATATTAGGTTAAAACGCATATAATACTCTAGAGTAAGTTTCAATTATAtccctaaactttaaaaaaaaaaaaaaatgaataatgacGAGAAAACAAAGgtgtaaaaaaaaagacatacaTAATATGATTTCCACCTATATAAGAAATTAAGATTgttactataattttatttcatctttgatcatttatataattacttttaacaCATCAACTGTTAATTGAAATAACATAAAcgatgttttcaatttttacctATTAGCCTCAATTTCCATCttcttttaatgaaaatgttcTTCAATgtatcaaaattgaaataaggGCCCAAAGTTTAGGTGTATAtggtataatttaacctaGCTATTATTCTCAAACAGTGCAACATTAAAGTCACACCTAAAAAGCAATACTCAGCTTATTGATTCACATTTAATATTCACTTTTAACAAATACAAATCCATAAGGAACACACTATCTTCCCCTCTTTGTATCTTCAGGATTCTTCTATATAAATCCACAAGGAATAATATATTCCTTTTGCACAGAGAAGATAAAGAAGCCATTCCATTCCAATAAAACTAAGTATAGAAAAAATGTTCAGTAGCCAATGACCATAAGAAGAGTAGATGAGAGTTTACCTTTGCTACgaagaaaagaggagaaagtCGTTCtgatttagaaataaaatggagCTTCCAAGCACAAAAACGCAACATTTGTGCCTACAATAATGGCATGGATTAGATGACATGGAGTTCCAACGAGTGAAATGAAGCAACAATATCATGCATTAATTAATGTATGTATTCCTGTTAGATTAACCCTCCTAAACGAAAGGGAAGTACCAAGTAATGAACTTCACCGACAATCAAGTCATGGAAATCTATTTCTATCACATAAATTACCACCTGATTCCAATGTCAAATGGGTCACTGTGGAAGAGTGCCCAGAGCTTATAATTCATGTATGGAGATAGTTGGCAGCCATCATCAACTCGAGAGTCAATTCAGGTTCAATAGGGAACTCGGTCTCTTTCCCACTgacaaaaaggaagaaatcaaTGAACATGGCAACAGATTTAGTCGTTGTACGAATTTACAATGGAAAAACTTATGTTCGTTGCGAGAATGAAATTANgacaaaaaggaagaaatcaaTGAACATGGCAACAGATTTAGTCGTTGTACGAATTTACAATGGAAAAACTTATGTTCGTTGCgagaatgaaattaagaaCCAAAGAGAATCAGAAGTATGTGTACATAAGTATTTACAAACaacatttatctttaattgGTTGAATTCCCAATCCCCATATATTGGCAAAAAGCTAGGGTGAGTAATGTCCACCAATGAACAAAACGTTTACACACTTATCCATCCAaaacttcaaacaaaatttaccAAAATTCATGAGCATTCACACACCCACAAGACATAAAAATACtctggtaagttagagaaaaGCCTACTCTAACTCGATTCTGTTTATGTGTTTAAGTATAATGTTTTAAACGGGTACGACGTGTGAGATCTAATCTAGAGGCTTGACATTATCAGCTGTCTAACCTTTCTTCATGTACACCCATGTACTGTCCCAATGAGGTGCAAAACATTTGGCTCCTAATCCAATTAACTTGTAAGAACTCTATCTGTACTGCTTCATCTAACTTAAGAGTTTGCCTTCGAGAACTCTCTTACGCAGACAACAAAAAGTACATAACAACAGCAACATGAAAATTGTTGAGATAAGTTGATCCGAACCAAACAGTGATGCATATAATACATACTATCTGGTTTCTCAGAAAACTTTTCTTTAATCCctaaaaggaaataattttTCAGACCATCAAGATCAATCTGCCGGTCCAAATGGCAGAACTAGATGCCCTGCGCTAtagtttctattttcaataaattggTGAGGATGCAGTCCTTCGTTAACAAGCAATTCCAGaaataaaagtgaaagaaCAGATACGTTTTCAATAATACAATCAACAAAGTATCAGTTTACGAAAAATTACCAGAACctaaaatccaaaacattAGCGATGGAACGTGCCAACATCTTAATTTGCCAGACATTCACTCAGATTAATCagaattatagaaaatttgaCGGggaaaagaaacgaaaaccTGGCGAATTGAAGATGCCAGTAAAAGTATTGGCAAATCTTCTCGAGAATGGGAGTGCTAATCTCAGGAAAAGTCACTTCTCTGTGCTGCGATTCAGCAAAATTTCCTATacaagaaaactaaaatagtAAAACAAAGCCCTAATTAAAcaagaaattttcaaaagaaaacaatcgTTCCAAGATTCCACAAAATTCATTCTTCTTTACAGATAAGCAACAACGAGATCGTAAGTCTCAAAAATGAATTGATCGAGAGGGTAtgagaatgagagagagaccTGGCGAAGTGAGCATATTACGAATCGTCTGAGAAACCATGGCAGCGTCCTTGTGAATCACGAACTCGAAACCCTCGGCGCTGATCAATTTTACAGTATCTTCCTTCTTCATTTCGCTCTGAACTATCGAAATTCCTCTTCTCTCTGAATGAACTATGGAAACGAAGAAACAGGCTTTCGATTCTACTTCCTTTTTTCTGTTGACATTTTCGTTAAATtatatcctaaaaaaaatttaatattttattatcattaaaaatccaataaaattttataaatacttttaaattttacaaaaataaaaataataataataattgtagtTTAAcgaatttttaattctttaatatcACTGTGGTTTCTTCGTTTCATGTTAGTTCGTCCACTTGTAATTGAGTCATATAGAAGGGGAGAGCGTGTTGAGTATGAAAATTCTACATCTCCAATCCACTAGTAGTTGAGGCATCAATAAGAGAAGACAGGTCGGCTACCACCACTAGTCGATTAGGCAACACAAAACTTCTAGATCAAGATATAGAAGACGACTATTGATACCAAAACGTTGATAGTAAAAGCAATATCCATTAAAAGTATTCTCTTGAGCAGTATGTGTTTGATATCCAAAAAGAACGTGCTTGAGAAATAATCTAAATGATCTAtaatataaagataaaattgagttatttATCATGATAACACTATTAATATGGATCCCTTTGCaatggttacaaatgattagattaatctttctttgtaaatttgtttattgagaagattaatatttaataggaTCATTATATACAACTCGGTGTTAATTCCAACTGTGTGATGGACTCTTATCTACGAGTGCTTATCTTATTATCTGTATGAGTGAGTCATTTTGGAGTTACACTAATAAGCCTATCTGGAACAGTCAAACTCattgctaatagatattatccattttgacttattacatatcgtcgtcgtcctcacgatttttaaaacgtgccaACTAgcgagaagtttccacactcttataagaaatgttttgtttcgaTGGGGGATCTATGGTTTTTAAGACGCATCTACTCGAGACGTTTTGACTTGTTacatatcaccatcagcctcacggtttttaaaaggTGTCAtgtaggaagaggtttccacacccttctaagaaATGtatcgttctcctctccaaccaatgtgggatctcaggtttttaaaacacatctcgggagaggtttccacgtgcttataagaaatgttttgttcccctctccaaccgatgtgaaatctcaagTTTCTAAAACTGGTCTACTAGGAatagatttccacactctcgtaaggaatgtttcgttccccctcCAACTAACGTAGGATCTCACTCTACCATTCTTTGAGCcgaaaacataattttcaaaagatgAAACTCTAGTATGTGAGTCCTAatttttctaagtttcaaCAATGTGGTCTCATCCTCATTTTCTCGGGAGGGACCTATTTTATAATTGGATTATAAACAAAAGTGTTACCAGAAAATCATCTATATTTAAggatgaaacaaaattttaacacAACATTAGCTAGAACAAATCATGAAAAATCAACCTACATATATAAGATTACAACTCTAAATCTATAGTAGAATGACCTATAATCAATAAAcgaaaaattaattgattaaaattataaatttggtacTATCATTTcgagaaaaatagaatttaatctcaataatttaaaaccatcataATAAATCGCTACAATTTGTAACATGCTCTCAATTTTTGTATCCTTTCATTCATCTACTCTACTTGAATGGTGGTATGAACTATATTGTATCTCTTTTCACAGAGGTTCCTAATCCTAGAAATTGTATCCCTAACACAAACTCCATGTTCAACTACAACATGGCAACACAACACAACTTTGCCGACACTTATTGACCAAATATGCAAGTCATGCAAAGCAAGAACACCTTTGATGTTCTTGATATCATGTTCTAGCCTCTCAATGTTTATCTCCTTGGGTGTTCCTTCCATCAGTATACCACCTATATGTCTAAGCATGGGAACAGTAGTAGCTAAAGCAAGAACAGAAAACACAAGAGTACAGATTAAATCCACCACGACCCAGTTGGGTTTAAGCCATAGAACAGCTCCAGCAACCATCACACCAACAGATTGAATCATATCAGAGATGAGATGAAGATAAGCACCTTGGAGATTTATGTTCGAACTTGAACTGTGTGAATGTCCCTCCTCCTCATGGTCAGTGTCATGATCCAAGTGATCATGATGACAAGAATGAGAGTGGCCatggctatggctatggctatggctatggctatggctatggctatggcCAAGCCACATGACCATAACTAAGTTAAGGAGGAAGCCAAAAGCTGCAATGGCGAACATGAGCAATCCATTAACCTTTGTCTTGTGGCCGAGGATCCGATTGGCTGCCTCGTAGATTAAGAACCCAGAAATCAGCCATATGAGCTGCACAGACACAAGGGCACCGATAACTTCAAGGCGATTAAACCCAAATGAGTGTTGTGGTGTGGCCGCCCAGCCTGAAACCCAGACAGCAAAGAGGGAAACAGAGAAACCAGCAACATCACTCAACAAGTGAGCTGCATCAGTCAATACAGAAAGACTGTTGGCTCTCAAGCCACCAATAATCTCTACAATGAT
This genomic interval carries:
- the LOC111787337 gene encoding metal tolerance protein B-like gives rise to the protein MAEEEVPILRTEHSLDVLIPVIAKKRNVSIPNPLDVNCCRSGCPFSRLEHSNLESLTRSKSAMKLGGLILFYVIAIIVEIIGGLRANSLSVLTDAAHLLSDVAGFSVSLFAVWVSGWAATPQHSFGFNRLEVIGALVSVQLIWLISGFLIYEAANRILGHKTKVNGLLMFAIAAFGFLLNLVMVMWLGHSHSHSHSHSHSHSHGHSHSCHHDHLDHDTDHEEEGHSHSSSSNINLQGAYLHLISDMIQSVGVMVAGAVLWLKPNWVVVDLICTLVFSVLALATTVPMLRHIGGILMEGTPKEINIERLEHDIKNIKGVLALHDLHIWSISVGKVVLCCHVVVEHGVCVRDTISRIRNLCEKRYNIVHTTIQVE
- the LOC111787459 gene encoding elongin-C-like; this encodes MKKEDTVKLISAEGFEFVIHKDAAMVSQTIRNMLTSPGNFAESQHREVTFPEISTPILEKICQYFYWHLQFASGKETEFPIEPELTLELMMAANYLHT